The Pontibacter pudoricolor genome contains a region encoding:
- a CDS encoding acyl carrier protein — MITTDKAIEQEVIRIISRTKKVKPSRLKSDVSLEQKLGFDTLDVVDIILALEKKYHIVIPDEVPINTVGDFVTYVADHSDLVAA, encoded by the coding sequence ATGATTACAACAGATAAAGCTATTGAGCAGGAGGTTATCCGCATCATTAGCAGAACAAAAAAAGTAAAGCCATCCCGTTTGAAAAGCGATGTGAGCCTGGAGCAAAAGCTCGGTTTTGATACGCTGGATGTAGTTGATATTATTCTTGCCCTTGAAAAGAAGTACCACATTGTTATTCCGGATGAAGTTCCGATTAACACGGTTGGAGACTTTGTAACCTATGTGGCTGATCATTCGGACCTGGTAGCGGCATAA